Proteins from one Apium graveolens cultivar Ventura unplaced genomic scaffold, ASM990537v1 ctg1677, whole genome shotgun sequence genomic window:
- the LOC141700045 gene encoding secreted RxLR effector protein 161-like: protein MEPKIQLHKDEKGEAINSTDFKSMLGGLKYLVHTRPDIAYAVGLVSRFMERPTVLHLNAVKRIMRYVKGTLNYGLVYARGRGDYMLSGFSDSDLAGDIVDRKSTRGMAFYLDESLITWVSQKQRCVALSSCEAEFMAATAAACQGIWLHSLLSQIMNIKAGPVVLYIDNRSAIDLAKNPVFHGRSKHIDVRYHFIRECVEKGSIVIRHVNTEAQRADILTKPMSIVKFERMRQLLGVKDLNQF from the coding sequence ATGGAACCAAAGATTCAACTACACAAGGATGAGAAAGGTGAAGCTATAAATTCTACGGATTTTAAAAGTATGTTGGGTGGTTTGAAGTATTTGGTGCATACGCGCCCTGACATTGCGTATGCAGTAGGCTTGGTGAGTAGATTCATGGAGAGACCTACTGTGTTACATCTGAATGCTGTAAAAAGAATTATGAGGTACGTGAAAGGGACGTTAAACTATGGACTGGTGTATGCTCGAGGTCGTGGTGACTATATGCTTTCTGGCTTCTCTGATAGTGATCTTGCAGGCGATATTGTGGACAGGAAATCAACAAGAGGTATGGCTTTTTATCTTGATGAATCATTGATCACATGGGTATCTCAAAAACAACGATGTGTGGCGTTGTCATCGTGTGAAGCTGAGTTTATGGCAGCCACGGCTGCGGCCTGTCAAGGGATTTGGTTACACAGTTTGTTAAGTCAGATTATGAACATCAAAGCTGGACCAGTTGTGCTTTACATTGATAATAGGTCTGCTATAGACCTTGCTAAAAATCCAGTGTTCCACGGACGTAGTAAACACATAGATGTGCGCTACCACTTCATCCGAGAATGTGTAGAGAAAGGTTCCATAGTTATCAGACATGTGAACACAGAGGCACAACGAGCAGATATTCTTACAAAGCCCATGTCAATTGTTAAGTTTGAAAGGATGCGCCAGCTGCTGGGAGTCAAGGACCTTAATCAAttttag